The Clostridia bacterium genome includes a region encoding these proteins:
- the rpmJ gene encoding 50S ribosomal protein L36 gives MKVKPSVKPICEKCKIIRRKGKVMVICENPKHKQKQG, from the coding sequence ATGAAGGTAAAACCGTCAGTAAAGCCAATATGTGAAAAATGTAAGATAATAAGAAGAAAAGGTAAAGTAATGGTAATCTGTGAAAATCCCAAGCATAAGCAGAAACAAGGATGA
- the secY gene encoding preprotein translocase subunit SecY, which translates to MLSTVKNALKIPDLKKKIIFTLMMLLIFRIGSYIPVPGIDANFIRNIIEQGGGILGFFDIVSGGAFSNFTIFAMSITPYINASIIMQLLTVAIPKLEQLAKEGEEGRKKLAKYTRYLTVVLAFVQSIGITYSLRGGMLEKSVLNYLLVALTLTAGTAFLMWLGEQINDKGIGNGISILIFTGIVARIPVSTLRLVEYIRIGTLNLWQIALFIVGAVVIIALVIYISEGQRRIPVQYAKRVVGRKMYGGQSTHIPLKVNQSGVLPIIFAMSITALPQTIANFWRETAFSEWFNKYLGYQSPWYAVIYALLIIFFTYFYTQIQFNPIEIAKNMKQYGGFIPGIRPGKPTSQYLFRISNRITLAGAIFLALIAILPIFVSNVLKLPLHFGGTALLILVGVALDTMKQIESQMIMRHYKGFLK; encoded by the coding sequence ATGTTATCTACCGTTAAAAATGCCTTAAAAATACCTGATTTAAAGAAGAAAATTATATTTACTCTTATGATGTTGTTAATATTCAGGATTGGTTCGTATATACCTGTTCCAGGAATTGATGCTAATTTTATAAGGAATATAATTGAACAGGGCGGAGGAATACTTGGTTTTTTTGATATAGTATCTGGTGGTGCTTTTAGTAACTTCACTATTTTTGCAATGAGTATTACCCCGTATATTAATGCATCAATCATCATGCAGCTTTTGACGGTAGCTATACCTAAACTGGAGCAGTTGGCTAAAGAAGGGGAAGAAGGAAGGAAAAAGCTAGCAAAGTATACAAGATACCTTACAGTTGTATTAGCTTTTGTCCAGTCTATAGGAATAACCTATAGCCTCAGAGGTGGAATGTTGGAAAAGTCGGTTTTAAATTATCTGCTAGTAGCTCTTACTTTAACTGCAGGTACTGCTTTCTTGATGTGGTTAGGAGAGCAAATAAATGATAAGGGAATAGGAAATGGAATTTCAATATTGATTTTTACCGGTATTGTAGCTAGAATACCTGTTTCCACTTTACGATTAGTTGAGTATATCAGAATAGGCACACTTAATCTGTGGCAGATAGCTTTATTTATTGTGGGGGCAGTAGTAATAATTGCCTTAGTAATATATATAAGCGAGGGGCAGAGAAGGATACCTGTTCAATATGCAAAAAGGGTAGTGGGAAGGAAAATGTACGGCGGCCAGAGTACTCATATACCATTAAAGGTAAACCAATCTGGAGTATTACCAATCATTTTTGCTATGTCAATAACGGCTCTTCCTCAAACTATAGCTAATTTTTGGAGGGAAACAGCGTTTTCAGAGTGGTTTAATAAATATTTGGGTTATCAAAGTCCATGGTATGCTGTTATATACGCTTTATTGATTATATTTTTCACATATTTTTATACTCAAATACAGTTTAATCCTATTGAGATTGCAAAAAATATGAAACAGTATGGCGGTTTTATACCAGGGATCAGACCTGGGAAACCAACATCACAATATTTGTTTAGAATATCCAACAGGATAACATTGGCAGGAGCAATATTTTTGGCATTGATAGCTATTTTACCCATATTTGTATCTAACGTATTGAAACTTCCGCTCCATTTTGGAGGGACAGCATTATTGATATTGGTAGGTGTTGCATTAGATACAATGAAGCAGATAGAATCACAGATGATTATGAGACATTATAAGGGATTTTTGAAATAA
- the rplM gene encoding 50S ribosomal protein L13 — protein sequence MKTYMAKAEEVERKWYLVDAEGKTLGRLASEIAKILKGKNKPVYTPHVDTGDFVIVVNADKVVLTGKKLSQKKYRRHSMYPGGLKEISYDELLDKKPEEAVMRAVKGMLPHNSLGRKMLKKLKVYRGPEHEHQAQKPEVIEL from the coding sequence GTGAAAACATACATGGCAAAAGCAGAAGAAGTAGAGAGAAAATGGTATCTGGTGGATGCTGAAGGTAAGACATTAGGTAGATTAGCCAGTGAAATAGCCAAAATACTTAAAGGTAAAAACAAGCCTGTATATACTCCTCATGTTGATACAGGGGATTTTGTAATAGTAGTCAATGCTGATAAAGTAGTTTTGACAGGTAAGAAATTGTCTCAGAAAAAATATAGGCGACATTCCATGTATCCAGGAGGTTTGAAGGAAATAAGCTATGATGAGCTTTTAGATAAAAAACCAGAAGAAGCTGTAATGCGAGCAGTAAAAGGAATGTTACCTCACAATAGTTTAGGTAGAAAAATGTTGAAAAAGCTAAAGGTGTATAGAGGGCCTGAACATGAGCATCAAGCACAAAAACCAGAGGTTATAGAGTTATAG
- the rpsD gene encoding 30S ribosomal protein S4, with amino-acid sequence MAKYTGPSCRLCRREGTKLFLKGDRCYTDKCAISRRSTNPGQHGQGRKKISEYGNQLREKQKAKRTYGIMEKQFRRYYRIAERTKGVTGENLLQILERRLDNVIFRMGFGGSRSQARQIVLHGHIYVNGRKVNIPSYSVEVGDVISIKERSKSSALFKENIEQKSAVPEWLKVDTEKMEGQVIALPTREDIDLPIEDRLIVELYSK; translated from the coding sequence ATGGCAAAATATACAGGACCATCATGCAGATTATGTCGTAGAGAAGGTACAAAGCTATTTCTAAAGGGTGATAGATGTTATACAGATAAATGTGCTATATCTAGGAGATCTACTAACCCTGGGCAACATGGGCAGGGGCGAAAAAAAATCTCTGAGTATGGAAATCAATTGAGAGAAAAACAAAAGGCTAAAAGAACATATGGTATAATGGAAAAACAATTTAGAAGGTATTACCGGATAGCTGAAAGAACAAAAGGTGTTACTGGAGAAAATTTGCTTCAGATTTTGGAAAGAAGATTGGATAATGTTATTTTCAGAATGGGATTTGGAGGATCCAGATCTCAAGCAAGACAGATTGTTCTTCACGGACATATATATGTAAATGGAAGAAAGGTAAATATACCTTCTTATTCGGTAGAAGTGGGCGATGTTATATCTATTAAGGAAAGAAGCAAGAGTTCTGCATTATTTAAAGAAAATATAGAACAGAAAAGTGCAGTTCCCGAATGGCTGAAAGTGGATACAGAAAAAATGGAAGGTCAGGTAATTGCATTACCAACCAGAGAAGATATCGACTTGCCCATAGAGGATAGGTTAATTGTTGAGCTTTATTCCAAATAA
- the rpsK gene encoding 30S ribosomal protein S11, which produces MARNTRKVRTRRREKKNIERGAAHIRSTFNNTIVTISDEAGNALSWASAGGLGFRGSRKSTPFAAQMAAETAAKGAMEHGLKTVKVYVKGPGGGREAAIRALQAAGLEVSLIKDVTPIPHNGCRPPKRRRV; this is translated from the coding sequence ATGGCTAGGAATACAAGAAAAGTTAGAACCAGAAGAAGAGAAAAGAAGAATATTGAACGAGGGGCTGCACATATCCGTTCTACCTTCAATAATACCATTGTTACTATAAGCGATGAGGCAGGCAACGCTCTTTCATGGGCTAGCGCAGGTGGATTGGGATTTAGAGGTTCCAGAAAAAGCACTCCTTTTGCAGCTCAAATGGCCGCTGAAACTGCAGCAAAGGGTGCTATGGAGCATGGTTTAAAGACGGTAAAAGTATATGTAAAAGGACCTGGTGGTGGAAGAGAAGCAGCTATAAGAGCATTACAGGCAGCGGGTTTGGAAGTAAGTCTCATAAAAGACGTAACACCAATACCGCATAATGGCTGTAGACCGCCTAAGAGAAGAAGAGTTTAA
- the infA gene encoding translation initiation factor IF-1: protein MSKKDVIEVEGKVVEALPNAMFHVELDNGHKILAHISGKLRMHYIKILPGDKVTVELSPYDLTRGRITWRGK from the coding sequence TTGTCCAAGAAGGATGTAATTGAAGTTGAAGGGAAAGTTGTAGAAGCCTTGCCCAACGCTATGTTTCATGTAGAACTTGATAATGGTCATAAAATATTAGCTCATATATCGGGTAAGCTCAGAATGCATTATATAAAAATTTTACCTGGGGATAAAGTGACAGTAGAACTATCACCATATGATTTAACACGTGGAAGAATAACTTGGCGAGGTAAGTAA
- a CDS encoding adenylate kinase: MKLVLLGPPGAGKGTQAKKLERELKIKHISTGDIFRDAMGQNTRLGAKAKEYINKGLLVPDDIVVAIVQERLNQTDCSQGFILDGFPRTVKQADALSKITTIDYVVNIEVPEQELVERITGRRVCARCGAAFHIDFNPPLKAGVCDICNSRLYQREDDNIKTVKKRLQVYANQTAPLIEYYQDEGILLNIDGKSGIDSVFKELVQFLGGKQSNDYN, encoded by the coding sequence ATGAAACTGGTTTTATTAGGTCCGCCAGGTGCCGGGAAAGGTACCCAAGCCAAAAAACTTGAAAGAGAATTAAAAATTAAACACATATCTACCGGTGATATCTTTAGAGATGCAATGGGGCAAAACACAAGATTAGGAGCAAAGGCAAAGGAATACATTAATAAAGGATTGCTAGTTCCTGATGATATTGTGGTTGCCATAGTCCAAGAAAGACTGAACCAAACTGATTGCAGCCAAGGATTTATATTGGATGGATTTCCTAGAACGGTAAAGCAAGCAGATGCGCTTTCCAAGATCACTACAATTGATTATGTAGTAAACATTGAGGTGCCTGAACAAGAGCTGGTAGAGAGGATTACTGGGAGACGAGTATGTGCAAGGTGTGGCGCAGCATTCCATATAGATTTTAATCCCCCATTAAAAGCAGGTGTATGCGATATTTGTAATAGCAGATTGTATCAGAGAGAAGACGATAATATTAAAACAGTTAAAAAAAGATTACAAGTCTATGCAAATCAGACGGCGCCGCTTATTGAGTATTACCAAGATGAGGGAATATTATTAAATATTGATGGTAAGTCAGGAATAGACTCTGTGTTTAAAGAACTGGTCCAATTTTTAGGGGGAAAACAATCAAATGATTATAATTAA
- the map gene encoding type I methionyl aminopeptidase, with protein sequence MIIIKSSNEIELMRKAGKVVAETFEILKEKIRPGITTGELDRVAEEYILKCGAIPAFKGYGGFPAAICTSVNDQVVHGIPGQRILNDGDIISIDIGAIIEGYYGDAARTYAVGNVDKIALKLIEVTKQSFYEGIKYAAPDNRLSDISHSIQRYVESNGFSVVRDYVGHGIGQKMHEDPQIPNFGKPNRGPRLRPGMALAIEPMVNVGHYNVNVLDDDWTVVTRDGSLSAHYENTIIITSSEPLIMTKI encoded by the coding sequence ATGATTATAATTAAATCGAGCAATGAAATTGAGTTGATGAGAAAAGCGGGTAAAGTGGTTGCTGAAACATTTGAAATACTCAAGGAAAAAATAAGACCAGGAATTACTACTGGTGAATTGGACAGAGTTGCAGAAGAGTATATATTGAAATGTGGTGCTATACCGGCATTTAAAGGTTATGGTGGTTTTCCTGCAGCTATATGCACATCCGTAAATGATCAGGTTGTACATGGCATTCCTGGCCAAAGAATATTGAATGATGGTGATATAATAAGCATAGATATCGGGGCTATCATAGAAGGTTATTATGGAGATGCTGCAAGAACTTATGCTGTTGGGAACGTAGATAAAATAGCATTAAAATTGATAGAAGTCACCAAACAGTCGTTTTATGAGGGAATAAAGTATGCTGCACCTGACAACAGGCTAAGCGACATTTCCCACTCTATTCAGAGATATGTCGAAAGCAATGGATTCTCGGTAGTTAGGGATTATGTAGGTCATGGTATAGGGCAAAAGATGCACGAAGATCCACAGATACCCAATTTCGGGAAACCTAACAGAGGTCCTAGGTTAAGGCCTGGGATGGCACTAGCAATAGAGCCTATGGTTAACGTAGGCCATTATAATGTTAATGTGCTTGATGACGATTGGACTGTAGTAACGAGGGACGGCAGTTTATCTGCACATTATGAAAATACTATTATCATCACTTCAAGTGAACCATTGATAATGACAAAAATATAA
- a CDS encoding energy-coupling factor transporter transmembrane component T, with product MLKDITVGQYFPVDSPIHRMDPRVKLVLTFAFIVLIFLVNKFIAYAFILAYILFAIKISKVPLSYTLKGLKPLVFIIVLTVLLNIFFTPGSEALFSIGSLTIYKQGVIQAAFMGLRLIFLVIGTTLLTLTTSPISLTDGIEYLLTPLKVFKFPTHELAMMMTIALRFIPTLLEETDKIMKAQMARGADFETGNIIKRAKSLIPLLVPLFISAFRRADELADAMEARCYRGGQNRTRMKVLKTTSTDYKAIGFTAVIFILVIYVGYI from the coding sequence ATGCTTAAGGACATAACAGTTGGACAATATTTTCCTGTGGATTCTCCCATACATAGGATGGATCCTAGGGTAAAGTTAGTGCTGACTTTTGCATTTATAGTATTGATTTTTCTTGTGAACAAATTTATTGCATACGCATTTATTTTAGCATATATATTATTTGCTATTAAAATTTCCAAGGTGCCTTTGTCATATACTCTTAAAGGACTAAAGCCTCTTGTCTTTATAATAGTGTTGACGGTTTTATTGAATATATTCTTTACACCAGGCAGCGAAGCACTTTTTTCAATAGGAAGTTTGACGATTTATAAACAGGGAGTAATTCAAGCAGCATTTATGGGATTGAGACTTATTTTTCTAGTGATAGGCACTACACTACTAACACTGACAACTTCACCCATATCCCTTACTGACGGAATAGAGTATCTACTGACACCTTTGAAGGTATTCAAGTTTCCTACCCATGAACTAGCAATGATGATGACTATCGCTTTAAGGTTTATTCCTACTCTACTAGAAGAGACAGATAAGATAATGAAGGCCCAGATGGCTAGGGGAGCGGATTTTGAGACTGGAAATATAATAAAAAGGGCCAAAAGCTTGATTCCCTTACTGGTCCCTCTTTTCATCAGTGCTTTTAGAAGAGCTGATGAGCTTGCAGATGCAATGGAAGCACGTTGTTATAGGGGAGGACAGAACCGTACCCGGATGAAGGTTTTGAAGACCACCTCAACGGATTATAAAGCAATAGGTTTTACTGCAGTTATATTCATTTTAGTTATCTATGTAGGCTATATATAG
- the truA gene encoding tRNA pseudouridine(38-40) synthase TruA, which yields MRNLKITIQYDGTRYSGWQRQKNALAVQQVLEDCISEVTGENIKVIGSGRTDSGVHALAQVANFRTDSSIPEDRMPLALNSYLPEDIRIIRCEQVDENFHARFSAKAKTYLYTIINDEYGNVLWRNYMWHIRQRLDVRKMKQAAAHLIGTKDFSSFRSSGSSTKTSVRTINDISIDCEDSLIKVWITADGFLYNMVRIIVGTLVEFGMGLYQPDYMKTILDTCDRNTAGKTAPPHGLCLVKIYY from the coding sequence ATGAGAAACCTTAAAATTACAATTCAATATGATGGGACAAGGTATTCAGGATGGCAAAGGCAGAAAAATGCCCTTGCTGTACAACAAGTTTTAGAGGATTGTATAAGCGAAGTTACTGGCGAGAATATAAAAGTAATAGGTTCAGGACGTACTGATAGTGGTGTACATGCACTGGCTCAAGTAGCCAATTTTAGAACAGATAGTTCTATTCCTGAAGACAGAATGCCTCTAGCCTTGAACAGTTATCTACCGGAAGATATAAGAATAATCCGATGTGAACAAGTAGATGAAAATTTTCATGCTAGATTTTCTGCTAAAGCAAAGACATATCTATACACGATAATCAACGATGAATATGGCAACGTGTTATGGAGGAATTACATGTGGCATATAAGGCAGAGATTAGATGTAAGAAAGATGAAACAAGCGGCAGCACATTTGATCGGAACTAAGGATTTTTCTTCTTTTAGGTCTTCCGGCAGCAGTACAAAGACATCGGTGCGGACTATAAATGATATATCTATTGACTGCGAGGATAGTCTTATAAAAGTGTGGATAACTGCAGACGGTTTTTTATATAATATGGTCAGGATAATAGTAGGTACACTCGTGGAGTTTGGGATGGGATTATACCAGCCTGATTATATGAAAACAATACTGGATACATGCGATAGAAACACAGCAGGTAAAACTGCGCCTCCACATGGTTTATGTCTTGTTAAAATATATTATTAA
- a CDS encoding energy-coupling factor transporter ATPase — protein MDKIIITNDVVYKYDNDQKNALDNVNIQVEKGEFVVILGHNGSGKSTLAKHFNVLLKPTSGTVVVKGMRTDQSENIWDIRQSAGMIFQNPDNQLVATLVEEDVAFGPENLGIPPEEIRQRVNSSLEAVNMEKFKTYSPHMLSGGQKQRIAIAGILAMKPECIILDEATAMLDPEGRKEVMTTIKKLNQKDGITIIHITHYMEEAVNADRVIVMEDGRNIMEGTPKQIFSRVEQLKSVGLDVPQVTQLGYELKKEGLDFREGILTVEEMVEEICRLL, from the coding sequence GTGGATAAAATTATTATTACTAATGATGTGGTCTATAAATATGATAACGACCAGAAAAATGCTCTAGACAATGTAAATATCCAAGTAGAAAAAGGAGAATTCGTTGTGATACTGGGCCATAACGGTTCAGGCAAATCCACACTTGCTAAGCATTTTAATGTTCTCCTTAAACCAACGAGTGGAACAGTGGTAGTTAAGGGGATGCGCACAGATCAATCGGAGAACATATGGGATATAAGACAGTCAGCAGGAATGATATTTCAGAATCCGGACAATCAATTGGTTGCCACCTTGGTGGAAGAGGATGTAGCTTTTGGACCGGAGAATTTAGGTATTCCCCCTGAAGAGATAAGACAAAGGGTTAATAGTTCACTTGAAGCGGTTAATATGGAAAAGTTTAAAACATATAGTCCCCATATGTTATCAGGGGGACAGAAACAGAGAATAGCGATAGCGGGGATTTTAGCGATGAAACCTGAATGTATCATTTTAGATGAAGCGACAGCTATGCTTGATCCTGAAGGAAGAAAAGAAGTTATGACAACTATAAAAAAATTAAACCAAAAAGATGGAATAACTATAATTCATATAACTCATTACATGGAAGAGGCGGTAAACGCTGATAGAGTGATTGTGATGGAAGATGGTAGAAATATAATGGAGGGGACTCCTAAACAGATTTTTTCAAGGGTAGAACAACTGAAAAGTGTAGGCCTGGATGTGCCACAGGTAACCCAGCTGGGATATGAACTCAAAAAAGAAGGACTGGATTTTAGGGAAGGGATACTAACGGTAGAAGAAATGGTGGAAGAAATATGTCGATTATTATGA
- the rpsM gene encoding 30S ribosomal protein S13, which translates to MARIAGVDLPREKRVEIGLTYIYGIGRRRANAILAATRVNPDTRIKDLTDSEINKLREYIDKNYKVEGDLRREVSLNVKRLVEIGSYRGIRHRKGLPVRGQSTKQNARTRKGPRKTVGAKRENA; encoded by the coding sequence ATGGCAAGAATTGCTGGAGTCGATTTGCCCAGAGAAAAAAGGGTGGAAATTGGATTGACATATATATATGGCATCGGCAGAAGAAGAGCAAATGCAATACTGGCCGCTACTAGAGTAAATCCGGATACACGCATAAAGGATTTAACTGATAGCGAAATCAATAAACTGAGGGAATATATAGATAAAAACTATAAAGTTGAAGGTGACTTGAGGAGAGAAGTTTCTTTAAATGTAAAGAGACTTGTTGAAATAGGCTCCTATAGAGGGATAAGGCATAGAAAAGGTTTGCCTGTAAGAGGTCAGAGCACTAAACAGAATGCCAGGACTAGAAAAGGCCCTAGAAAAACTGTTGGCGCCAAAAGGGAAAATGCATAA
- the rplQ gene encoding 50S ribosomal protein L17 has protein sequence MAPYRKLGRPSDQRKAILRNLVTSLIVNGKVETTEARAKEVRSIAEKLITIAKKEYENTITVEKKVNNEKGQTVTVEVKNDAPSKLKARRQIMAYLYDVPEKREKDETKSEYKERTKDVKYPVVEKLFNEIAPKYVDRQGGYSRILKMGPRRGDGAEKVIIQLV, from the coding sequence ATGGCTCCATATAGAAAACTGGGAAGACCTTCCGATCAGAGAAAAGCAATATTGAGGAATTTAGTTACTTCGTTAATTGTTAACGGAAAGGTTGAAACAACTGAAGCTAGAGCAAAAGAGGTTAGGAGTATAGCTGAAAAGCTGATTACTATAGCTAAAAAAGAATACGAGAATACAATAACTGTAGAAAAAAAGGTCAACAATGAGAAAGGCCAAACAGTTACTGTAGAGGTTAAGAATGATGCCCCATCAAAGCTGAAAGCAAGAAGACAGATCATGGCATATTTATATGATGTACCGGAAAAGAGAGAAAAGGATGAGACAAAGTCCGAATATAAAGAAAGAACCAAAGATGTAAAGTATCCTGTTGTTGAAAAACTTTTTAATGAAATTGCTCCCAAATATGTGGACAGACAGGGAGGATATTCAAGGATATTGAAGATGGGACCTAGAAGAGGAGACGGTGCAGAGAAAGTAATCATCCAATTAGTATAA
- the rpsI gene encoding 30S ribosomal protein S9 codes for MATVQYYGTGRRKKSVARVRLVPGQGKIVVNGRDIDDYFDYDTLKVLVKQPLVLTEMIDRFDVLVNVKGGGYTGQAGAIRHGIARALLKADEELRPALKKAGYLTRDPRMKERKKYGLKGARRAPQFSKR; via the coding sequence TTGGCAACAGTACAATATTATGGTACAGGCAGGAGAAAAAAATCAGTTGCAAGGGTTAGATTGGTACCAGGACAAGGCAAAATAGTTGTTAATGGAAGAGATATAGACGATTATTTTGATTATGATACTTTAAAAGTGCTAGTAAAACAACCGTTGGTGCTTACTGAAATGATAGATAGATTTGATGTTTTGGTAAACGTTAAAGGTGGAGGATATACCGGTCAAGCCGGAGCAATCAGACATGGTATAGCAAGAGCGCTGCTTAAGGCTGATGAAGAATTAAGACCGGCACTTAAAAAAGCGGGTTATTTGACTAGAGACCCGAGAATGAAAGAAAGAAAGAAATATGGATTAAAAGGCGCAAGAAGAGCACCACAATTCTCAAAGAGATAG
- a CDS encoding DNA-directed RNA polymerase subunit alpha — MIEIEKPKIEIIETNEDNTYGKFVVEPLERGYGITLGNSLRRILLSSLPGVAVTTIRIDGVLHEFSTIPGVVEDVVDIILNLKNLSAKLYVDEPKVVTIDYQGAGDVKAADIIADSDVEILNPDLHIATLNEDGKLYMEITLEKGRGYVTADRNKTSGQPIGIIPVDSIFTPVRKVTFNVENTRVGQVTDYDKLTLEVWTNGSIKPDEATSLGAKILNEHLNLFISLTEHVNDVEIMVEKEEDKKEKVLEMTIEELDLSVRSYNCLKRAGINTVEELTQKTEEDMMKVRNLGKKSLEEVQSKLAELDLCLKKSEE, encoded by the coding sequence ATGATAGAGATAGAAAAACCAAAGATAGAAATAATTGAAACCAATGAGGACAACACCTACGGAAAATTTGTTGTAGAGCCTTTAGAGAGAGGATATGGTATAACACTAGGGAATTCTTTAAGAAGAATACTGTTATCCTCTCTTCCTGGTGTAGCTGTCACAACAATTCGTATAGATGGTGTGCTTCACGAATTTTCTACAATACCTGGCGTTGTTGAAGATGTAGTTGATATAATATTAAATTTAAAAAATTTATCTGCAAAATTGTATGTGGACGAACCGAAAGTAGTTACTATTGACTATCAAGGTGCTGGAGATGTTAAGGCAGCGGATATAATTGCGGACAGCGATGTTGAAATATTAAATCCAGACTTGCATATCGCCACGTTAAATGAAGACGGAAAATTATATATGGAGATAACCCTTGAAAAAGGGAGAGGCTATGTAACAGCGGATAGAAACAAAACATCAGGTCAGCCTATAGGCATAATTCCTGTTGATTCGATATTTACCCCTGTAAGAAAAGTTACTTTTAATGTTGAAAATACGAGGGTCGGTCAAGTAACCGATTATGATAAGCTTACATTAGAAGTATGGACAAATGGGAGTATAAAGCCTGATGAAGCTACCAGTCTGGGAGCAAAGATATTAAATGAGCATTTGAATCTATTCATTTCTTTAACTGAACATGTAAATGATGTAGAAATAATGGTGGAAAAAGAAGAAGATAAGAAAGAAAAAGTTTTGGAAATGACAATAGAAGAATTAGACTTATCGGTACGCTCTTACAATTGTTTGAAACGCGCAGGTATTAATACTGTCGAGGAATTAACTCAAAAGACTGAAGAAGACATGATGAAGGTAAGAAATCTTGGTAAAAAATCGCTAGAAGAAGTACAATCTAAACTTGCTGAACTTGATTTATGTTTAAAAAAATCAGAAGAATGA
- a CDS encoding energy-coupling factor transporter ATPase, with protein MSIIMKNVSYVYSEDTPFEYTALKNIDLEIEDGLFVGLIGHTGSGKSTLIQHFNGLLKPTGGQIIVNGINLNDKNIDIKLIRQKVGIVFQYPEYQLFEETVFKDVAFGPSNLGLKEEEIHQRVKTAIELTGLDYQEIKDKSPFELSGGQKRRVAIAGVLAMDPDILILDEPTAGLDPRGKREILGKIKYLHNKYEKTVILVSHSMEDIAMLVDRIIVMNKGSIICYDTPRNVFKQAQLLESIGLDIPQITKLMTIIREKGIDIRDDIYTVEQAKAEILKIVRSRRDA; from the coding sequence ATGTCGATTATTATGAAGAATGTAAGCTATGTATATTCAGAGGATACGCCTTTTGAGTATACTGCTTTGAAAAATATAGACTTAGAAATAGAAGACGGATTGTTTGTAGGGTTAATAGGGCATACAGGTTCAGGTAAATCTACCTTGATACAGCATTTTAACGGACTGCTCAAGCCTACTGGAGGCCAAATAATTGTAAATGGTATAAATTTGAATGACAAAAATATAGATATAAAACTGATAAGGCAGAAAGTTGGGATTGTTTTTCAATACCCTGAATATCAGCTATTTGAGGAAACAGTATTTAAAGACGTGGCTTTTGGTCCTTCCAATCTCGGGCTCAAGGAAGAAGAGATACATCAAAGGGTAAAAACTGCTATAGAATTAACAGGGTTAGATTATCAAGAGATAAAGGATAAATCGCCATTTGAGTTGAGTGGAGGACAAAAGAGAAGAGTGGCTATTGCAGGTGTATTGGCTATGGATCCGGATATATTAATACTGGACGAACCTACTGCGGGATTGGATCCACGCGGGAAAAGAGAAATATTAGGTAAGATAAAATATCTTCACAATAAATATGAAAAGACTGTAATATTGGTATCACATAGCATGGAAGATATTGCAATGCTGGTGGATAGAATAATTGTTATGAATAAAGGGAGCATCATTTGCTACGATACTCCGAGAAATGTTTTTAAACAAGCACAACTGCTTGAGTCGATAGGCCTTGATATACCTCAAATAACCAAACTTATGACAATCATCAGAGAAAAGGGAATTGACATACGTGATGATATTTACACTGTAGAACAGGCTAAAGCTGAAATACTCAAGATAGTGAGGAGCAGAAGAGATGCTTAA